AGAGAACGATTCCACTTGTGAATTAGATAATTTGGTTAAAGATGTAAATTGTAGGATCAATGTATACATCCTGATTGCTAAAGAGTTGCCTGAATTCCTCCTTATAATTATTGGAAAATAGGATGTTATGCAGGTCCAATCCTGGAAATGGTTTATTGATTCCCCAATAAAATACCAGTGCAGAGGAAGAGAGGTTTGCGGGTTTTATCGGAATCGGTTTGGATTTGAGGATGTTGCCATAAAGAGTATGAACATCTACATCGCTGACGATGAAGTTGAAGGGATAACTGCGGGTTCCGGTAAGGATGCCTGTAGCATTCCTGCCCGAAAATAGGATCTCTTTTACAGGTTCATTGAAATGAAAATTAACTCCGAGGCTAATGGCCAGTTCATAAAGGGAGGATACGATCCCATACATTCCATTCTCGGGGAAAAAGGCTCCGGTATTGTGTTCCAGGTGTGCGATCATATTCAGTGTTGCGGGTGCCTGATAAGGATCTGAACCCGTATAGGTGGCATAACGGTCAAAAATTCTTACCGTCTTCGAATCATTGAATGTTTTGTTGTTCCTGGAATGCATGCTTCGGAAGGCATCGATGGAGCCGACATGAATAAAAGCTTTCAGGAAAGATCGTTGTGTGAGGTTGGAAAGTTTATGGAGTGCCCGGTTAATAAATACATTTTGGGTAAGGTTGTAAATGTTTTCTGCTTTTTCCAGAAAACCCAGGACACTTTGCGCGCTATCCCGGGTTTTGTTTTCAATCTCAGGTCCAAAATCTTCGGGTTTGCGAAAAGCTTTGATCAATGTACCATCTTCAAACAAATAGTTACAAAGAGTGTCAAGTTGCTCATAGGTAAAATGTTCTTTGGGATCTTTTCCAGCCAGGGTATAAAGTTCATCTACCAGCCAGGGCATGGTAAAAAGGGAAGGGCCCATATCGAATCGGAAACCTGAATCGCGGAGTTCCGAAAGCTTTCCGCCAGGCCAGGAATTTTTTTCAAAGACATGAACATCGTGCCCTTTAGCAGCTAACCTGATAGCTACAGCAAGACCGGCAATTCCAGCTCCTATGATCCCTGTTTTTTTCGACATGTAACTAAAATGTATTTGATGAGTATCGGGAAACATTAACACAACGTTACAGGCGACAGGTTACAAGCGACAACTCAACACTCATCACCCACACCTACACTTCCTGCAGCCTGTAACATGCAGCCTGCAACCATAGAGCAGGCAACTTGATATTAATCATTCCCGATACTCATTATGTATTATTCAAACAGAAATAACAGGATTATGTTTAGC
This genomic stretch from Bacteroidota bacterium harbors:
- a CDS encoding FAD-dependent oxidoreductase is translated as MSKKTGIIGAGIAGLAVAIRLAAKGHDVHVFEKNSWPGGKLSELRDSGFRFDMGPSLFTMPWLVDELYTLAGKDPKEHFTYEQLDTLCNYLFEDGTLIKAFRKPEDFGPEIENKTRDSAQSVLGFLEKAENIYNLTQNVFINRALHKLSNLTQRSFLKAFIHVGSIDAFRSMHSRNNKTFNDSKTVRIFDRYATYTGSDPYQAPATLNMIAHLEHNTGAFFPENGMYGIVSSLYELAISLGVNFHFNEPVKEILFSGRNATGILTGTRSYPFNFIVSDVDVHTLYGNILKSKPIPIKPANLSSSALVFYWGINKPFPGLDLHNILFSNNYKEEFRQLFSNQDVYIDPTIYIFNQII